A genomic region of Antennarius striatus isolate MH-2024 chromosome 4, ASM4005453v1, whole genome shotgun sequence contains the following coding sequences:
- the n4bp1 gene encoding NEDD4-binding protein 1 isoform X1 yields MSTTRPLLGMKRVTELTCPEQPSSRLPASAARQQREAPTVDEFTVPEDKEEELKCAKCRLEQVFKVTFTIIGLLDHTGQSHGSKTSRQIWLQLRGNREDVSKAKEYVRGLCNPELRKEEWYPVDMHCIFAGARGLFLDRLIRDTSAEVQVPEPGHLRLLGRAEPVVMAQSRVQQFVALFQEKQSLPIDREPTVKRAFKSFVEERDDKYTMELLLLPSALKEELLGLAHSPTATNTAAVAHLNHTLHPNVVEIDQDRSQSSTPVTELSNRILDTSFEEKSTRVASAGRESKVEGAAGPETVLFNGTRPSHKRRSSESETRDTKRQYSLERRDDSPERTRERERQRDREGRENSSSCRSRTSSHASALSSSAKANAGVGPIMLDSSEGASDDGETVSPETNLRCLVNFFRTMGYQQDLVERVIKETGQTEDTFLILEKIVEETKHSEETSRDKKDKQLSLMCSLETPSSSSPSSRFRGKEHERNRALVDPGRSKENIKSNQHSSSSNGLGHRRQCSSSETSTQQAITIKRSSSAQGGARSYEVITIDDEDDVIPVNAKRADTKSSCMMTVPHLDQSGSRTDYLTRGGGGISQRDYLTRGGTQTLGGPVKVESVTALRSAPQWLTTNSSSYASNPSSAQPIMRPSASAYQTIGHVGFHRIGARTPPANEPPLPLVTGMARFHQALKTPYTLKLPNEPGCQELRHVIIDGSNVAMAHGLHRFFSCRGIALAVETFWKRGHREITVFVPQWRQKRDRLTTEQHFLNQLEDLRLLSFTPSREVCGQRISSHDDRFLLHLAEKTGGIIVTNDNLRDFVDTSDTWRKIIQERLLQFTFVEDHFMIPDDPLGRDGPHLDVFLRKDNRRAAGTPPPLKAPDLRPSSQQQPIYVQALHSAPQTPTSMVRPPPSLIPHPTTHWPHTGPPERHPPHRSPSPSPPPQRSPGETSELKRQLYDIFPDQKQRIDRILSDNPYMRDLNALSGLLLG; encoded by the exons ATGTCAACAACGCGGCCCCTCCTCGGAATGAAGCGAGTCACCGAGCTCACGTGCCCGGAGCAGCCGAGCAGCAGGCTCCCTGCGTCGGCCGCCAGACAGCAGCGAGAGGCCCCCACCGTGGACGAGTTCACGGTGCCGGAGGAtaaagaggaggagctgaaatGCGCCAAGTGTCGTCTGGAACAGGTTTTTAAGGTGACGTTCACTATTATCGGTCTGTTGGACCACACGGGACAGTCACACGGGAGCAAAACATCACGGCAGATATGGCTGCAGCTCAGGGGGAACCGGGAAGACGTGTCGAAAGCTAAG GAATATGTTCGAGGACTCTGCAACCCTGAACTGAGAAAAGAAGAATGGTACCCAGTGGATATGCACTGTATTTTTGCTGGTGCCCGGGGTCTGTTCTTGGACAGACTTATTCGGGACACAAGTGCTGAAGTTCAGGTGCCTGAACCCGGCCATTTGAGGTTGCTGGGCCGGGCGGAACCCGTGGTGATGGCCCAGAGCAGAGTTCAACAATTTGTAGCTTTATTCCAG GAGAAGCAAAGTCTGCCCATCGACCGAGAGCCCACGGTGAAACGAGCGTTCAAGTCCTTTGTGGAGGAGCGGGATGATAAGTACACGATGGAGCTTCTTCTACTGCCTAGCGCCCTGAAGGAAGAGTTACTTGGACTGGCTCACAGCCCCACTGCAACAAACACAGCTGCCGTG GCTCATCTCAACCACACGCTGCATCCCAACGTGGTGGAGATTGACCAGGACCGTTCTCAGAGCAGCACCCCCGTGACAGAACTCTCCAACCGCATCCTGGACACCAGCTTTGAGGAAAAAAGCACCAGAGTGGCGTCCGCTGGCAGAGAGAGCAAAGTAGAAGGAGCCGCGGGTCCAGAGACCGTCCTGTTCAACGGCACTCGACCTTCGCACAAGCGGCGCTCATCCGAGAGTGAAACCCGTGATACGAAGAGACAGTATTCTCTGGAGCGGAGGGACGACTCACCAGAGAGgacgagagagagggagcggcAGAGGGACAGAGAAGGCCGTgagaacagcagcagctgtaGATCCAGAACGTCCTCACACGCATCGGCTCTGTCCTCGTCAGCTAAAGCAAACGCAGGAGTCGGTCCAATCATGTTGGACTCCAGCGAAGGAGCCTCCGACGACGGGGAGACGGTCAGCCCGGAAACCAACCTCCGCTGCCTGGTTAACTTTTTCAG AACCATGGGATACCAGCAAGACTTGGTGGAGCGTGTCATCAAGGAGACGGGACAGACAGAGGATACCTTCCTTATTCTGGAGAAGATTGTTGAGGAGACCAAACATTCTGAAGAGACGAGCAGAGACAAAAAGGACAAACAGTTGAGCTTGATGTGCTCCTTGGAGACTCCCTCGTCCTCGTCGCCCTCCTCTCGTTTCAGAGGGAAGGAGCACGAACGAAACAGAGCGTTGGTCGACCCGGGCCGATCTAAAGAGAACATTAAGTCCAAccagcacagcagcagcagtaacgGTCTGGGGCATCGGAGGCAGTGCAGCAGCAGCGAGACCAGCACCCAACAG GCAATCACCATCAAGAGGAGCTCTAGTGCTCAGGGAGGGGCACGGAGCTACGAGGTCATCACCATCGACGAtgaggatgatgtcatcccGGTAAACGCCAAAAGAGCCGATACCAAATCGTCTTGTATGATGACGGTACCACatctggaccaatcaggatCCAGAACAGACTACTTGACCCGGGGAGGGGGTGGCATCTCACAGAGGGACTATCTCACAAGGGGGGGGACTCAAACTTTAGGAGGTCCAGTGAAGGTGGAGAGTGTCACAGCGCTGCGCAGCGCCCCCCAGTGGCTGACCACCAACAGCAGCTCATATGCTTCTAATCCCAGC TCTGCTCAACCAATCATGCGGCCCTCAGCCTCTGCCTACCAGACCATAGGCCACGTGGGCTTCCACAGGATCGGAGCGAGGACCCCTCCTGCAAATGAGCCCCCGCTGCCTCTGGTGACCGGTATGGCTCGTTTCCACCAGGCTCTGAAGACCCCCTACACGCTGAAGCTGCCCAACGAGCCGGGCTGTCAGGAGCTCAGACACGTCATCATCGACGGCAGCAACGTGGCCATGGC TCACGGCCTCCATCGGTTCTTCTCCTGCCGAGGCATAGCGCTGGCGGTGGAAACCTTCTGGAAGCGAGGCCACAGGGAGATCACCGTGTTTGTCCCTCAGTGGCGTCAGAAGAGAGACCGGCTCACAACAG AGCAACATTTCCTGAACCAATTAGAAGACTTGAGATTGCTCTCCTTCACTCCCTCCAGAGAGGTCTGTGGGCAGAGGATCTCCTCACATGATGACAG GTTCCTGCTCCACTTGGCAGAAAAGACGGGTGGAATCATCGTGACCAATGACAACCTGAGGGACTTCGTCGACACATCGGACACGTGGCGCAAGATCATTCAAgaaag ACTACTCCAGTTTACGTTTGTGGAGGATCACTTCATGATTCCTGATGACCCACTGGGCAGAGATGGACCCCATCTCGATGTGTTCCTGCGTAAAGACAACAG GAGGGCTGCGGGTACACCTCCCCCCCTGAAAGCCCCAGACTTACGGCCGTCATCCCAGCAGCAGCCCATTTACGTGCAAGCCCTCCACTCTGCTCCCCAGACCCCCACCTCCATGGTAAGGCCCCCTCCTTCCCTGATACCCCACCCCACCACACACTGGCCCCATACCGGTCCTCCGGAAAGACACCCGCCCCACCGTTCGCCTTCCCCCTCGCCTCCCCCTCAACGGTCACCCGGAGAAACGTCGGAGCTGAAGCGGCAGCTGTACGACATCTTTCCCGACCAGAAGCAGCGAATCGACCGCATCCTGAGCGACAACCCGTACATGAGAGACCTGAACGCGCTCTCAGGGCTGCTGCTGGggtaa
- the n4bp1 gene encoding NEDD4-binding protein 1 isoform X2, which produces MSTTRPLLGMKRVTELTCPEQPSSRLPASAARQQREAPTVDEFTVPEDKEEELKCAKCRLEQVFKEYVRGLCNPELRKEEWYPVDMHCIFAGARGLFLDRLIRDTSAEVQVPEPGHLRLLGRAEPVVMAQSRVQQFVALFQEKQSLPIDREPTVKRAFKSFVEERDDKYTMELLLLPSALKEELLGLAHSPTATNTAAVAHLNHTLHPNVVEIDQDRSQSSTPVTELSNRILDTSFEEKSTRVASAGRESKVEGAAGPETVLFNGTRPSHKRRSSESETRDTKRQYSLERRDDSPERTRERERQRDREGRENSSSCRSRTSSHASALSSSAKANAGVGPIMLDSSEGASDDGETVSPETNLRCLVNFFRTMGYQQDLVERVIKETGQTEDTFLILEKIVEETKHSEETSRDKKDKQLSLMCSLETPSSSSPSSRFRGKEHERNRALVDPGRSKENIKSNQHSSSSNGLGHRRQCSSSETSTQQAITIKRSSSAQGGARSYEVITIDDEDDVIPVNAKRADTKSSCMMTVPHLDQSGSRTDYLTRGGGGISQRDYLTRGGTQTLGGPVKVESVTALRSAPQWLTTNSSSYASNPSSAQPIMRPSASAYQTIGHVGFHRIGARTPPANEPPLPLVTGMARFHQALKTPYTLKLPNEPGCQELRHVIIDGSNVAMAHGLHRFFSCRGIALAVETFWKRGHREITVFVPQWRQKRDRLTTEQHFLNQLEDLRLLSFTPSREVCGQRISSHDDRFLLHLAEKTGGIIVTNDNLRDFVDTSDTWRKIIQERLLQFTFVEDHFMIPDDPLGRDGPHLDVFLRKDNRRAAGTPPPLKAPDLRPSSQQQPIYVQALHSAPQTPTSMVRPPPSLIPHPTTHWPHTGPPERHPPHRSPSPSPPPQRSPGETSELKRQLYDIFPDQKQRIDRILSDNPYMRDLNALSGLLLG; this is translated from the exons ATGTCAACAACGCGGCCCCTCCTCGGAATGAAGCGAGTCACCGAGCTCACGTGCCCGGAGCAGCCGAGCAGCAGGCTCCCTGCGTCGGCCGCCAGACAGCAGCGAGAGGCCCCCACCGTGGACGAGTTCACGGTGCCGGAGGAtaaagaggaggagctgaaatGCGCCAAGTGTCGTCTGGAACAGGTTTTTAAG GAATATGTTCGAGGACTCTGCAACCCTGAACTGAGAAAAGAAGAATGGTACCCAGTGGATATGCACTGTATTTTTGCTGGTGCCCGGGGTCTGTTCTTGGACAGACTTATTCGGGACACAAGTGCTGAAGTTCAGGTGCCTGAACCCGGCCATTTGAGGTTGCTGGGCCGGGCGGAACCCGTGGTGATGGCCCAGAGCAGAGTTCAACAATTTGTAGCTTTATTCCAG GAGAAGCAAAGTCTGCCCATCGACCGAGAGCCCACGGTGAAACGAGCGTTCAAGTCCTTTGTGGAGGAGCGGGATGATAAGTACACGATGGAGCTTCTTCTACTGCCTAGCGCCCTGAAGGAAGAGTTACTTGGACTGGCTCACAGCCCCACTGCAACAAACACAGCTGCCGTG GCTCATCTCAACCACACGCTGCATCCCAACGTGGTGGAGATTGACCAGGACCGTTCTCAGAGCAGCACCCCCGTGACAGAACTCTCCAACCGCATCCTGGACACCAGCTTTGAGGAAAAAAGCACCAGAGTGGCGTCCGCTGGCAGAGAGAGCAAAGTAGAAGGAGCCGCGGGTCCAGAGACCGTCCTGTTCAACGGCACTCGACCTTCGCACAAGCGGCGCTCATCCGAGAGTGAAACCCGTGATACGAAGAGACAGTATTCTCTGGAGCGGAGGGACGACTCACCAGAGAGgacgagagagagggagcggcAGAGGGACAGAGAAGGCCGTgagaacagcagcagctgtaGATCCAGAACGTCCTCACACGCATCGGCTCTGTCCTCGTCAGCTAAAGCAAACGCAGGAGTCGGTCCAATCATGTTGGACTCCAGCGAAGGAGCCTCCGACGACGGGGAGACGGTCAGCCCGGAAACCAACCTCCGCTGCCTGGTTAACTTTTTCAG AACCATGGGATACCAGCAAGACTTGGTGGAGCGTGTCATCAAGGAGACGGGACAGACAGAGGATACCTTCCTTATTCTGGAGAAGATTGTTGAGGAGACCAAACATTCTGAAGAGACGAGCAGAGACAAAAAGGACAAACAGTTGAGCTTGATGTGCTCCTTGGAGACTCCCTCGTCCTCGTCGCCCTCCTCTCGTTTCAGAGGGAAGGAGCACGAACGAAACAGAGCGTTGGTCGACCCGGGCCGATCTAAAGAGAACATTAAGTCCAAccagcacagcagcagcagtaacgGTCTGGGGCATCGGAGGCAGTGCAGCAGCAGCGAGACCAGCACCCAACAG GCAATCACCATCAAGAGGAGCTCTAGTGCTCAGGGAGGGGCACGGAGCTACGAGGTCATCACCATCGACGAtgaggatgatgtcatcccGGTAAACGCCAAAAGAGCCGATACCAAATCGTCTTGTATGATGACGGTACCACatctggaccaatcaggatCCAGAACAGACTACTTGACCCGGGGAGGGGGTGGCATCTCACAGAGGGACTATCTCACAAGGGGGGGGACTCAAACTTTAGGAGGTCCAGTGAAGGTGGAGAGTGTCACAGCGCTGCGCAGCGCCCCCCAGTGGCTGACCACCAACAGCAGCTCATATGCTTCTAATCCCAGC TCTGCTCAACCAATCATGCGGCCCTCAGCCTCTGCCTACCAGACCATAGGCCACGTGGGCTTCCACAGGATCGGAGCGAGGACCCCTCCTGCAAATGAGCCCCCGCTGCCTCTGGTGACCGGTATGGCTCGTTTCCACCAGGCTCTGAAGACCCCCTACACGCTGAAGCTGCCCAACGAGCCGGGCTGTCAGGAGCTCAGACACGTCATCATCGACGGCAGCAACGTGGCCATGGC TCACGGCCTCCATCGGTTCTTCTCCTGCCGAGGCATAGCGCTGGCGGTGGAAACCTTCTGGAAGCGAGGCCACAGGGAGATCACCGTGTTTGTCCCTCAGTGGCGTCAGAAGAGAGACCGGCTCACAACAG AGCAACATTTCCTGAACCAATTAGAAGACTTGAGATTGCTCTCCTTCACTCCCTCCAGAGAGGTCTGTGGGCAGAGGATCTCCTCACATGATGACAG GTTCCTGCTCCACTTGGCAGAAAAGACGGGTGGAATCATCGTGACCAATGACAACCTGAGGGACTTCGTCGACACATCGGACACGTGGCGCAAGATCATTCAAgaaag ACTACTCCAGTTTACGTTTGTGGAGGATCACTTCATGATTCCTGATGACCCACTGGGCAGAGATGGACCCCATCTCGATGTGTTCCTGCGTAAAGACAACAG GAGGGCTGCGGGTACACCTCCCCCCCTGAAAGCCCCAGACTTACGGCCGTCATCCCAGCAGCAGCCCATTTACGTGCAAGCCCTCCACTCTGCTCCCCAGACCCCCACCTCCATGGTAAGGCCCCCTCCTTCCCTGATACCCCACCCCACCACACACTGGCCCCATACCGGTCCTCCGGAAAGACACCCGCCCCACCGTTCGCCTTCCCCCTCGCCTCCCCCTCAACGGTCACCCGGAGAAACGTCGGAGCTGAAGCGGCAGCTGTACGACATCTTTCCCGACCAGAAGCAGCGAATCGACCGCATCCTGAGCGACAACCCGTACATGAGAGACCTGAACGCGCTCTCAGGGCTGCTGCTGGggtaa